In the genome of Candoia aspera isolate rCanAsp1 chromosome 1, rCanAsp1.hap2, whole genome shotgun sequence, one region contains:
- the ISCA2 gene encoding iron-sulfur cluster assembly 2 homolog, mitochondrial yields the protein MINMAALAAFGCFRVLRSCRRSSCSLAIWHLMRSPFCAMQNRACMPRIRIQWKTSSASGETQSYSSDGQIYLSESCVKRLLEIAEGSEFLRLQVEGGGCSGFQYKFSLDTVVNSDDRVFEQDGARVVVDVDSLSFVKGAMVDFNQELIRSSFQVVNNPQAEQGCSCGSSFSVKL from the exons ATGATCAACATGGCGGCACTAGCGGCGTTTGGTTGTTTTAGGGTGCTGAGGTCTTGCAGGCGGAGCAG CTGTTCTCTTGCTATCTGGCATCTAATGAGAAGCCCATTCTGTGCCATGCAAAACAGAGCTTGTATGCCAAGGATAAGAATACAGTGGAAAACATCCTCTGCCTCTGGAGAGACCCAGAGTTATTCTAGTGATGGGCAGATCTATCTCAGTGAGAGCTGTGTGAAG AGGCTGTTGGAGATTGCAGAAGGGTCTGAGTTTCTCAGGCTGCAGGTAGAAGGAGGTGGCTGTTCAGGTTTCCAGTACAAATTTTCCTTGGATACAGTTGTCAATTCTGATGACAG AGTTTTTGAGCAAGACGGTGCCAGAGTGGTTGTGGACGTGGACAGCCTAAGCTTTGTGAAAGGTGCAATGGTGGACTTCAACCAGGAGCTAATTCGCAGCTCGTTCCAAGTAGTGAACAATCCACAGGCAGAACAAGGTTGTTCTTGTGGGTCATCTTTCTCAGTTAAGCTCTGA
- the NPC2 gene encoding NPC intracellular cholesterol transporter 2, whose protein sequence is MKRREMLAVTLALLLAVGSGVLAEPLKFLDCGSKDGNILEVNVTPCPTEPCLLHKGVAYTVNVTFSSKIDSQGSKAKVYGEMLHVDIPFPLEESDGCKSGIKCPIQKDHSYSYLNKLPVKSEYPSVKLIVKWELYDDQEGLLFCWKIPVQITS, encoded by the exons ATGAAACGAAGAGAAATGTTGGCTGTTACCCTGGCTTTGCTTCTGGCCGTCGGCTCCGGGGTGTTGGCCGAACCGCTTAAGTTCCTGGACTGTG GTTCCAAAGATGGAAATATTTTGGAGGTTAATGTTACTCCCTGCCCTACAGAACCTTGCCTTCTCCACAAAGGAGTGGCTTACACTGTCAATGTCACATTTTCCAGTA AAATTGACAGCCAAGGCAGCAAAGCAAAGGTGTATGGGGAAATGCTGCACGTAGATATTCCCTTCCCACTTGAAGAGTCTGATGGATGCAAGTCTGGGATCAAATGCCCTATTCAGAAGGACCATTCTTACAGCTACTTGAACAAGCTCCCAGTGAAGAGCGAGTACCCATCT gTTAAACTCATTGTCAAGTGGGAGTTATATGATGACCAAGAGGGATTGTTATTCTGTTGGAAGATTCCTGTCCAAATtaccagctga